The following proteins are co-located in the Paludibaculum fermentans genome:
- a CDS encoding two-component regulator propeller domain-containing protein, which yields MKEGLRQGTIQAIAQTPDGYLWLGTRDGIVRFDGVSFRTFRSTDTPAIRHNNISDLAVGKDGTLWIGQSEGGVTSWRNGTLRHFGKQEGLASDSVRSLSLGPDGTLWIGLFGAGVTSLKGGKTQNFAKADGLPDNTVRAIYSGSNGAWVGTDRGVARIENGRVTQPAFAAELGPVLINAFLEDRRGQLWIGTGGKGLARWAGGRLEFFGEEQGLKGTVVRSIVEDRDGILWVGTGNALNRLSGGRFESFTTVNGLGDNYIRKLLEDREGSLWVGLFGGGLDRLKDGLFVNWSREEGLSGDFVFSVREMSNGAVWMATNGGGVSRLAGSVITQFGAAEGMPSDVALSIGELKDGTALFGFKDRGLWTWSDGRFRAVPIDAEADRSDILAITEDAAGALWLTTNAGMRVRRNGAWSSPVTPAADDSHLHTSDLLVRRDGSVWTAGSDGIARLDGSKLVFQRDASGARLPKAHSLFEDSEGILWAATNGQGLRIQRNGAWFKVDAASGMPVEVLYQVLEDGRGGLWMTSDRGVLMASRQELLDAAGDPRKRVQFRLYGLADGLRSSECNGGGGGHPMGWRGRDGRLWIPTVRGVAMVDPSSLQAHSAPPPAVVEEVRTGQRSYQFGEQLSLGPGIGELEFRYHSLSLRAPEGLRFRYRLDGFDSEWVEAGNRRSAFYTNLPPGRYNFRVEVASSESDWVGGGPVTQVELRPRFHQTTLFRGLAVLGLILLLVWLSRIRAARSLAAGHAAAMRAAYAEMEQSVVERTSELDQANHILKAEIAERREIEEKLRRQKDDYETIFNLAPTQIWIKDTQNRCLRINRQVTLDLGLSPEAVEGRTLEELFPQFAGQYFQDDLEVIRTGTPKLGIVEKINAANGEVRLLFTDKVPRRDASGETIGVVSFSQDVTDRHRLEEQLRQAQRLESLGRLAGGIAHDFNNLLTVINGYAEVLERGGQLDPRRMEMLSEIGRAGQQAALLTQQLLAFSRSQQLRMEVLDLNETLTSLETILRRLIGESIVLVIEPGVDLRRIEGDAGQAQQVLMNLTLNARDAMPMGGALRIATRNVDVNAALAQSYPNVPHGAYVELNVADTGEGMDEETQRRLFEPFFSTKEQGRGTGLGLATVYGVVTQSGGHILVQSVPRLGTTFRILFPAVAAAPEGKAKTEPAAPIPLPVAACGGRILLVEDQRDVRSLVRTILEQAGYTVLEASDVDQAEKIWNEQQEPIDLLLTDVVMPGRSGIELAAWVRQQKGDCPILLMSGFVDQESMGEEAEAVAARALPMIQKPFNPSDLVASVRRMLAGV from the coding sequence GTGAAGGAAGGACTGAGGCAGGGGACTATCCAGGCGATCGCGCAGACTCCGGACGGCTACCTGTGGCTGGGTACGCGGGATGGCATTGTCCGGTTCGACGGTGTGAGTTTCCGCACATTTCGATCCACTGATACTCCGGCCATCCGGCACAACAACATCTCCGACCTGGCGGTGGGCAAGGACGGCACGCTCTGGATTGGGCAGTCCGAAGGTGGGGTCACATCCTGGCGCAACGGGACGCTGCGGCATTTCGGCAAGCAGGAAGGGTTGGCCAGCGATTCAGTCCGATCCCTGTCACTGGGGCCGGACGGAACCTTGTGGATCGGCTTGTTTGGCGCCGGGGTAACGTCGCTGAAGGGCGGAAAAACCCAAAACTTTGCCAAGGCGGACGGGTTGCCCGACAACACTGTGCGCGCCATCTACAGTGGGTCGAACGGAGCGTGGGTGGGCACGGACCGGGGCGTCGCGCGGATTGAGAACGGACGGGTCACGCAACCTGCGTTCGCAGCGGAACTCGGGCCGGTGCTGATCAATGCCTTCCTGGAGGACCGGCGCGGGCAACTGTGGATTGGGACTGGCGGCAAGGGCCTGGCACGCTGGGCGGGAGGACGCCTGGAGTTCTTCGGGGAGGAGCAAGGCCTAAAGGGCACGGTGGTCCGCAGCATCGTGGAAGATCGCGACGGGATTCTCTGGGTAGGGACAGGGAATGCGCTCAACCGGCTGTCGGGCGGGCGCTTTGAGTCGTTCACCACGGTGAACGGGCTGGGCGACAACTACATCCGGAAGCTACTGGAAGATCGCGAAGGCAGCCTGTGGGTGGGCTTATTTGGGGGTGGACTGGACCGCCTCAAGGATGGCCTGTTTGTGAACTGGTCGAGGGAAGAGGGCCTGAGCGGCGATTTCGTCTTCTCCGTGCGGGAAATGAGCAACGGGGCCGTGTGGATGGCGACCAACGGCGGAGGCGTCAGCCGGCTGGCTGGTAGCGTGATCACACAATTTGGCGCGGCGGAAGGGATGCCCTCAGATGTTGCGCTTTCGATTGGGGAACTGAAGGACGGCACAGCGTTGTTCGGCTTCAAGGACAGGGGCCTCTGGACGTGGTCCGATGGCCGGTTCCGGGCGGTCCCGATCGATGCGGAGGCCGACAGATCCGACATCCTGGCGATCACGGAAGATGCCGCGGGCGCGCTCTGGCTGACCACGAACGCGGGCATGCGGGTGCGCCGCAACGGCGCCTGGAGCAGCCCGGTGACGCCCGCGGCGGACGACTCGCATCTGCACACCAGTGACCTGCTGGTGCGGCGCGATGGCAGTGTGTGGACCGCGGGGTCCGACGGCATCGCCAGGCTGGACGGATCGAAGCTGGTGTTTCAGCGGGATGCCTCGGGCGCCCGGCTACCGAAGGCTCATTCGCTCTTTGAGGACAGCGAGGGCATCCTGTGGGCCGCCACCAACGGACAGGGCCTGCGAATTCAGCGAAATGGGGCGTGGTTCAAGGTAGACGCGGCGAGCGGGATGCCGGTGGAGGTTCTCTACCAGGTGCTGGAAGACGGCCGGGGTGGCCTATGGATGACCAGCGATCGCGGAGTGCTGATGGCATCACGGCAGGAGTTGCTGGACGCAGCGGGGGATCCTCGAAAACGTGTGCAGTTCCGCCTCTACGGTTTAGCCGACGGCCTGCGCAGCAGTGAGTGCAATGGTGGAGGAGGAGGCCATCCGATGGGCTGGCGGGGCCGGGATGGCCGTCTCTGGATTCCCACCGTGCGTGGTGTGGCGATGGTGGATCCCAGCAGCCTGCAAGCCCACAGCGCGCCGCCTCCGGCTGTCGTGGAGGAGGTCCGGACCGGCCAGCGCAGCTACCAGTTTGGCGAACAACTGAGCCTGGGGCCCGGCATCGGCGAGCTTGAATTCCGCTACCATTCGCTGAGCCTGCGGGCTCCGGAGGGCCTGCGGTTCCGCTACCGCCTGGACGGCTTCGACAGCGAGTGGGTGGAAGCCGGCAATCGCAGGTCAGCGTTCTACACCAATCTTCCTCCGGGGCGGTACAACTTCCGGGTGGAAGTGGCCAGCAGCGAAAGCGATTGGGTGGGCGGCGGACCAGTCACGCAGGTAGAACTGCGGCCTCGCTTCCACCAGACGACGCTGTTCCGGGGCCTGGCGGTGCTGGGTCTGATCCTGCTGCTCGTCTGGCTCTCCCGCATCCGGGCAGCCCGCAGCCTGGCCGCGGGCCATGCGGCGGCGATGCGAGCTGCCTATGCGGAGATGGAGCAGAGTGTCGTTGAACGTACGTCGGAACTGGACCAGGCGAATCACATCCTGAAGGCGGAAATTGCGGAGCGGCGCGAGATCGAGGAGAAACTGCGGCGCCAGAAGGATGATTACGAGACGATCTTCAACCTGGCGCCCACGCAGATCTGGATCAAAGACACGCAGAACCGCTGCCTGCGCATCAACCGCCAGGTGACCTTGGACCTGGGGCTCTCTCCGGAGGCGGTGGAAGGGCGAACCCTGGAGGAGTTGTTCCCGCAATTCGCGGGGCAGTACTTCCAGGACGATCTGGAGGTGATCCGCACAGGCACGCCGAAGCTGGGGATCGTGGAGAAGATTAACGCCGCTAACGGCGAGGTGCGACTGCTGTTCACGGACAAGGTGCCGCGGCGCGATGCCAGTGGCGAGACGATCGGGGTCGTGTCGTTCTCCCAGGACGTCACGGACCGGCACCGCCTGGAGGAGCAACTGCGGCAGGCCCAGCGGCTGGAGAGCCTGGGGCGGCTGGCCGGCGGCATCGCCCACGACTTCAACAATCTGCTCACCGTGATCAACGGCTATGCCGAAGTGCTGGAACGCGGCGGCCAGTTGGACCCGCGGCGCATGGAGATGCTGTCGGAGATCGGCCGGGCCGGACAGCAGGCGGCGCTGCTCACCCAGCAACTGCTGGCGTTCAGCCGCTCGCAGCAATTGCGGATGGAGGTGCTGGACCTGAATGAGACGCTCACCTCCCTGGAGACGATCCTGCGCCGCCTGATCGGCGAAAGTATCGTCCTCGTGATTGAGCCGGGCGTGGACCTGAGACGCATCGAGGGCGACGCCGGCCAAGCCCAGCAGGTGTTGATGAACCTGACGCTCAACGCGCGTGATGCGATGCCGATGGGCGGAGCCTTGCGCATCGCCACACGGAATGTCGATGTGAATGCCGCGCTGGCCCAAAGCTACCCCAACGTGCCGCACGGGGCGTATGTCGAACTGAATGTGGCCGACACGGGCGAGGGGATGGACGAAGAGACGCAGCGGCGCCTGTTCGAGCCGTTCTTTTCCACCAAGGAGCAGGGCCGCGGTACAGGCCTGGGGCTGGCAACGGTCTACGGCGTGGTGACGCAGAGCGGCGGGCACATTCTGGTGCAGTCCGTACCCCGGCTGGGGACGACATTCCGAATCCTGTTCCCGGCTGTGGCAGCCGCACCCGAGGGGAAAGCCAAGACCGAGCCGGCCGCGCCCATTCCGCTTCCGGTGGCTGCGTGTGGAGGGCGGATCCTGCTGGTGGAGGATCAGCGCGATGTCCGGTCCCTGGTGCGGACGATCCTCGAGCAGGCGGGCTACACCGTGCTGGAGGCCAGCGACGTGGACCAGGCGGAAAAGATCTGGAACGAGCAACAGGAGCCGATCGACCTGCTGCTGACGGACGTCGTGATGCCGGGACGCAGCGGCATTGAACTGGCCGCCTGGGTGAGGCAGCAGAAGGGTGATTGCCCGATCCTGCTGATGTCGGGCTTTGTCGATCAGGAGTCGATGGGAGAAGAGGCGGAAGCGGTGGCGGCGAGGGCCCTGCCGATGATCCAGAAGCCGTTCAATCCCAGCGACCTGGTGGCGTCGGTCCGGCGCATGCTGGCTGGAGTTTAG